The following nucleotide sequence is from Megalops cyprinoides isolate fMegCyp1 chromosome 6, fMegCyp1.pri, whole genome shotgun sequence.
GAGGGGGGCAACAGTGGGAGCTGCGGAGGGCCACCCAGCGGGCGGCACGTTTGCCAACACATTTTTCTCCAGCTGAGGGACTGCATAGGGAAGGTCAGTCAAGGTCACTTCTGCTCCTGAATggggaaaaattaaaacaccCCAATTAAGTCAGTCCAGTGCAGTGTTTATGGCTCACAGTAAACAATTTTGATGGAAGCGCTGTAAGCTTCTGatactgaaaggaaaaacacatggTACTGCTGCATTAGGAGCATGAAATAAGTCTAGCTATGATATATCCGATGAAAACGTGTGGAACGTGTTGAGATGCTCGCAGACCATGCTCCGAACGCGAACAGCCGTAGGCACTATACTGGCGACCTCTGCTGGACAGAAGCGGAATTTAAAGGTTAATCTTACCCAAACGTGCTGCCAAAATGCCAACAATGCCAGTTCCAGCACCCAGCTCAATGACTCGCTTTCCCCTCAAATCGAGCGACTGTTGCTCCAAGTGACGACATAGACAAAGCGCCTAGCAGACACGTACACAAACGAACTGTTAGCTGTTCAAGAGATAAGCATGTGTATAGTCATTCTTACCTTGCAGTTTACTTTTTATTACACAAAcgttctgataaaaaaaaaaaacaatgcttgaAACTGACTTCTAAAGTGTTAAACCGTACaaattcacacactcacagcgtCCCACACTGGTGCTGCGACGCCGAGATTAGCGCTGAAAACCTGGCTGATCTTTACTTCCTCGCTGCCGAATCTGTAAACACTTTCCTCGGAGAACGTGTCCGCAAACAAACCGTCGTCAACAGGAAAGAGGTACTCCTCGTGGTCTCCCTCGAAATTCATTGTCAGAAAACAATTCAAACTAGCTTGCTGGTTTCATAAAAACCCCATATGTTGTAAGGAGCAGCatatagctagttagctgttaGTTATCTAGCTATGTGTATAACATGTAGCTACCTAGTGAAATGATCACCCTCTTCGCATCCTCGGCTGCAGGTGGTGTCGTAGAAATACAGTTAAATTACCCAAGAAATGACCTTTGTGGTAAACTAGGTGGGTAGCTAGCTATATTTCATTTCACCCGTTCAGATAAACATGTGGTCCTTTAGCACATTGCTACTTGCTACATGGTGATGACGTCACGTCGACATTGCGTTTTCTCCAGTGTCGTAATGATAACGTTTAAAACACGGGAGAAGTGTGAAGTGTTAGATCAGAAAGATATGTAGCGTGGATCgaaacagaaagagagcagTGTAACTTAATGCGAATATCTCTTTCTACCcgtgttttaaatttaaaacgATCCAATCACAAAATACTATAGGCTAACTCAAAACCAAATTTAGCGCTGTAATGTAATACTGGCAATTCCATCTATTGAAATAACGCTATGGATAACTACATATTTAAGCCCTTCTGCCAAATTAGCAGCTAATTTCTAATCCAATCAGAGTAACACCGTAATACCGTTTGTTATTTCCAGTAGATGGCGCAAACGATACTGAAGATGAAGTTTATCAGCGCCTGCCCACATGGTAACAGACAACAGctttgtgaaactgaaatggCCTCTTATAAAGAACAGGCTGGATACAGTACATAAGCACAcgtatgaataaaacatgttatttacattacattcacattaaacGGCCACATATCTCTGAAAACTAAGCAATCTTCTTGTCTTTGTTATAAAAGCTGATGGTAATTGTTCTTTATTTCAACGTCTAAATATATTTAGTAGACAATCCAGATCCGATCCGAacttaaaagaaacaaagagtaCCCTGTGCATTAGCTTTTAGTGCGTGACTGGGTCTAGTATACCACAGTGGTCAGATACAGTTTACTTCTAAAGTACAAGACTACAGAGGAAGGGATGCAACATGGAAGCTCCTGTTTTAATCATTGCTGagctgcatttgtgtttgaacAATGACAGCTGTGCATCTGTGGTCTGTCATGCAGGCAGGGAGAAGAAATGCTGGCCTTGCCCTCTAACCCTTGGATAGTTGACCAACATGCTCCAGTTGGCCGCACTCCCAAAGACAAGTCAGCCTAGgatcacctctccctctccccctccccccgcctccaccTCCATAGCCCAGTGCCCCAAGTCACGTGGAGCGCGCTCTGTTTACAAAATAACGGACTGATCCTTGAGTCAGGACACACGGACACCATGCTGTCACCTGCTAAAGTCCAGTCCCCATGGGTATGGTAAGGGGAAAAACCCTGTGGAACATTAACGGAGAATTGTAGACGTGCTGCTCAGCATTAAACAGTGGTTCGCTCAAATAAACTGCCAACAAAACTCTTTTTGTTATCCTAGAAGTGGCTTGCACATTCAGGGCATCACATCCACGAAAAAAATGAAGCCCACACTTTTAAGTGCACAGCATTATATACATACTTAAAAAGAAGACGGTTTCTTTATCTAGATCTGCCATTCCTCTGCCTATGTTCACCAGTAAATGTTCTAAAAATATTGCCAGCAACCAAATTAATGAGGGTAAGGTGGAACATTTTGAACATACGCTGCAAGGTTATGGTAATagtccttaatttttttttctattttgtcaTTCAGATAAACATGTGGTCCTTTAGCACATTGCTACTTGCTATGTAATagtccttaatttttttttctattttgtcaTTCTCGCAGAGCTTTAATGCATTTGGCTAAAGTCACACACATTTGTGCGAAGCTTTGTGCACTACAGTCAAAAACTCATTTCAacagtaaaacaatgaaaaacctTATGGACGGTCCATTTGGGCGTTTTAAAACCCTTTAACAGCACATTATAAGAGAAAACCACTCACTTGTGTATAAAATCAGATGTTATACAAATACTAGGAGTACTGACTGCATGCACAGTGCTTTAAAATCGTTTAACCTATGAAAGTATAGCCCGACAGGGGAAGCAGTGCATTCACTCCCAAAGCGAGCACACCTGACTTGTACCTCTGGAACAGTTAAGTGAACAAGGTCAGTGGTGGTGCTGGCTGCTTCCAGCACTTGCCCTTTACATAATTACATGAACTGCTGTCTCCCCCTTGCAGACCTTTGTCCCGGCAGGAGTACAGGTGGGTTTGAGCAGGAGCTGATATGGAGCTGGAGGGATGCAAACAGTTGCCTGTCCCACAGGCCAAGGCAGTACCCCCTCCCAGAATGCCCATACCAGGCAGCCACATTCGCAGAAAACCACAGAGCTCGTCTCTAATTATTAgttaatttgtttgatttacAAACAGCAGCCAGGAACTGACTTTTCCCAGTATCCTGAAAAGCCTGCAGCTGTGGGTGGCtgaatattcacattttgtcaaaaaattaaaggaagaacagtaacaaatacacaaacacacacgtgtatgtacagacttttatttaataaaataaatatctcatTAACACGTTCTAGCCATATGATATGTTCTGAAAATTTGTGAGAACTTTTACAGCTTGTCTGGGTTAGAAGACACTGTTGACATGGTAACATTTAAGACTTGTTCCAGCAGGATATAcagtttgttttgcattttggttTTGCAGATTCAGCTACAAGCACCGGATCCACAACCAAACCAAATGGATCAACAGTATGGGCAAAACATCATACCGGTTTGGAAATACCTCacaagaagtttttttttttaattataaatacataaataaatacaaaggtAAAAAGCTCTGTTCTTCAAAGCAATAGCACCACAGATCAGTTTGTCAGTCGCCTGTCCTGTTGCATATTACATGTTAGGACTTTTTTCTCATTCCTTCTTCAGTTTGTCCCTGTAGGAATCATTGTCCTCACCTTGTGCAAAGATGCATACCTGCATCCATATCGCCCAGAGAGCGATGGCCTAATGCAGCAAGTAGCAAACTAACGACTTGCAAAAACTACCAGCACAATTGAACGAttgaaaaaagggaggaaatattctgaaaatttTCATGGAAACTGTTGTGAATCCATTGTGAATGGAGATTAGTGGAATTCAGGGAATTTTgcattacatgtaaaaaaaaactaataataataataaaagtgaaCACTTTGATGTGGTATATATGgaaaaaacaatgctgtaaaCCAGCTTTGTGAATAACTATTAACTGAGTGTACACCGTTAATATGTTTAGCTGTGTAATACAAAGTAGAGTTTCAGAATGGAATTTCCCATCATTTTTATATATCGCCACATAGTCagtttagctagccagcaagcaAACTTTGCCTAGATGTACAGTGCCTGTGTTTTGGTAGTGTAACGCTTGCTAGCTGATGTTATCAATCGTTGgttcatttcattgatttgcTTGTATCTATAGCTATACATACACAGAGATGGGCAACATAGCCTACccaatgtgtgtgagagaaggatGAGGTTATCCTTAACTACAACAATTATGTAATTTCctaaacatatacatatgacTGAAATGAGTCTTTTTTCCATGTTGGTTTATAATGCAGGGAATTATGTCATTGCAGCAGAAGGCAGGACAAATGCTCCAAATTATGTCCTATGAACTGTGGAACATCATTCAAACACAGATAACTAAACATTTCACCCCtgcccaaaaataaatatgaacacaaaTTCTATATTGTCTAATGTTAGTTTCACATTAGACAATATAGAACACCATATAATTTTACACCAGAGTTGAAAATTCAGTGACTCGATTGGACTCGCATGAAAAAACCATGAGGGTCTGGATTACTGGTTATGCCGGTAATGCACACCCCATCCACACTTTTTCTCAGCAGCTGTAAACGAGAAGGTCTCCTGTCATCAAAATCTATGGCTCTGTTGGCATGTAGGGTTGTAAAATTCTGGGAATTTTCAAAGAAGGAAATTTACTGGTGGACCTTGGAATCTATGGAAACTTTGGGAATGTATGCTTTAATttttatgttagaaaattagaaatattttggattttttttaacctgtgtgTCCATGGTGTTACTGAGTTACTGTTGGATagaacacacaaagacaaatgttAAGTAAGAAAAAGCTTATcaaaaatgatgttttaaaGTATTTCCAAATTTATTATTGGTTGTAATTCACTGATATAGAAACCTCAcataagatttttaaaaatgttaacttaCATAATAAGTGTTATTCCAATTGCTTAAAATGTAGTTCATTTTACATGGCAaatttcctttttgaaaattcctgaaatttcacaaaaataaagtgCCCCTGCTTCCATGTaaccagctgtgtgtgtgtgtgtgtgtgtgtgttggcccATGGCTCTTTCCCCAAAGTGTGCTCTTTATCTGTAGGTGTGAGCCTAGCCATCCCAGGGGgtccctttctgtctcccacccccaccatAGCCATAGCCATAGCGTAGTTGGTTCCCTAGCTCTGCAGTCAGTACAACCCTTGCCCCTGCTCTCCAGCACCAGCTGGGGAGGGCTGGCTTCTTCAGCGATGGTGGGTGGTCGCCTGGCGGTTACCGCTCAATGAACTGCAAGTTGATCTCGGTTTGAGGCACGAGCAGGGTCCTGGTCATGGGCCGGACCATGGCGCCCTCCGGATCAGGCTTGATATCGAACTGGATCAGGATCTGCAGAGGGGTAAAGGAGGCAGAGACATATGAACCCACttaagtatgtgtgtatgtagcagAGCTAAAGTAGTAGCTAGCGAGTCCGGCATAAAGCCAGTAACCatacgttcacaccgggagtGGCGAGAGCGTTAAAGCAACCGGAAGTTATTCATTATCTATGTGAGCCAGCGTCTCTCGGCGGCAAGCAGTGGCATGACCGTTGGCGGTGCGTCTTGGGCGGTGTGGGcgtcagaataaagttgaagttCGGGCAAatttatggtaatgagctatgaTGCAGTTCGGCGGCAACCAATCAGAATTGGCTGTGTTCCGCTCTAGAGAATTCTACAGAACACAACcttttgttcccaccaaacattagttcccaagcacaatggaggagaggttgATAATTGCCATGGTGGGTTTtcccattatttattttattgtaggctacacataaattaatgttaatgttaattaaagaccaaggctagtaaacgtgtcctataaactgcatgttgaaatttgacttcTATTTGACTCATTTGACTTTGCACTTAGCATCAACACAAAAGTTACACCACACAAATCGCATTTAGTTTATTTCCTTACcaaacatgtaaatataattgttcatttctttccttcatcgaTTGATTTcttaccttcacatttaaaaaatttaatgaGGTTAACTTATACCCTACTTGTGGTCAGTCGGCACAAAGATACCGGTCgacacatttgtttgctttgtggcCCCTTTAAATTTGCAAGACCAGGCATTCCGAATGAACTTGTAGCCATCTACGTTAGAGCATGCACTTCTTCGACAGCGTTGttggcagggcagccagagcgAATTTTGAAGCTCTTgccgctcccggtgtgaacgtacggtAAGACAGTAATCAGAGCATTTTCAGCTGTGAGGTCACTCACTGAGACTTAGCTAGCATCGTTGCCTGTTGCTCTATCGGCAAACTGCCTTTGGCTGGGCTGGTACTGTATCGGTTTTAGAGCACGCTGAGCGATGGAAATTCAAATCTCACTGGCTGGGGTGTGGATCTCGTTTGCAGTCATCACACATCATTACAGCGGCATGCTCACCCGTGACAGCGCCAGGTAGAGCTCCAGCTCTGCGATCCGGCGGCCGATGCAGCTGCGCTTGCCCACACCGAAGGGCACTGAGGCATAGGGGTGGTGGCCCTGCTCCTTGCTCAGCCAGCGATGGGGAAGGAACATGTCTGGATTTGAGAACAGCTTCCCATCACGGGATGTCGCGTAGTGGCACAAAGTGATGAGGGTCTGTAAGGAGAGAGCAAGCCTTACATTACCAACATGAGAGGCCAAGTTACAAACAAGTAGTTTGACTTTACTAGCACATGCAAACAATGCCAACAAacattttccttctttctgtaatgtaacaaggtcctgatttttctttcttaccACCAGGGGAAAATGTGGTCTTTTGAAACCTCTTTGGTAATTGGATGACTTTATGTGACCCAAAGTCTGAAAGACCACATTCTCTTACAACACATAATCTGGGCTACAGGTAACTCGCACAAAGTAAATAATAACTATCCCAAAGCAATGCTGAGTTGATCCCCCAAACGACTGGCACAGGGAAGCCTCTAGAGACACCCCTGAATAAAGCACAGAGATTGCTCTGCTCTCATTTCAGCATGTAGTTACGTcagggcttaaagcaacaaaattttctgagcctgaaattTTCTGagcctgagttttttttttggtggggggaaCAATTTTGAATTACAGTGGTCAAATTAAAAGTCTTAAAcgctattaaaaatgaaaagtgcaacttcaataaaattTGGTCAAGTAGTAAGATGTTACAGTGTAACATCTTGTAAACTTGTAAAagtgttacaactttgtccaagtcatcatcatagaatTGGACCAAGACATTGagaattctgtccatgttgcggTTTGGGGACTCATCAACGTTCAGTGAAaccatctgttttgacagcttgtgcgctaaacattgcctaatgtgacaggcaatgcCATCAGTGGATCAGACAGGTCATGTTCCACTATAAATGTACAAACGCAGACTTTATGATTTCACACGCGGCCCTGGCAAAGTTGACGTATGAAGAAGAGCCCAAACAGCTGCTTTATGTGAGAGATCTGTATCATGCCAACACACGGTGCAAAAGCAGGTCCCGGTctcatttaatttgtgacaCCATAAGCCCGTTTGTCCATCATTACcattttcatctaaccaagtCCATCgccatttgtgtttttcctgttctattgtgcttgtgtctgtgccagccttcacaagtttcgcttccatgctccatcAGTTTCACtgcatgctagcctattgtgcagtaatcaacCGATACAGTCCCCACAAACActtcctggcaccgcctcacagaaagcTGAAACTAGCTGTGGATTGGATAAGT
It contains:
- the LOC118779680 gene encoding EEF1A lysine methyltransferase 3-like; translated protein: MNFEGDHEEYLFPVDDGLFADTFSEESVYRFGSEEVKISQVFSANLGVAAPVWDAALCLCRHLEQQSLDLRGKRVIELGAGTGIVGILAARLGAEVTLTDLPYAVPQLEKNVLANVPPAGWPSAAPTVAPLSWGLDQTQFPVDWDLVLGADIVYLADTYPLLMDTLAHLCQDGATLYLSSKMRGEHGTPGFYADILPQRFNSQLVSCDPAQNINLYRATLRRGG